The proteins below are encoded in one region of Bombus terrestris chromosome 7, iyBomTerr1.2, whole genome shotgun sequence:
- the LOC105665959 gene encoding histone H4 produces MTGRGKGGKGLGKGGAKRHRKVLRDNIQGITKPAIRRLARRGGVKRISGLIYEETRGVLKVFLENVIRDAVTYTEHAKRKTVTAMDVVYALKRQGRTLYGFGG; encoded by the coding sequence ATGACTGGCCGTGGAAAGGGAGGAAAGGGATTGGGAAAAGGAGGAGCGAAGAGACACAGGAAGGTTCTTCGTGATAATATCCAAGGTATCACGAAACCTGCCATTCGTCGTCTAGCAAGACGTGGTGGCGTAAAACGAATCTCGGGTTTGATCTATGAAGAAACCCGAGGTGTACTGAAGGTATTCCTTGAGAACGTAATTCGTGACGCTGTCACATATACTGAACATGCAAAAAGGAAAACTGTAACCGCAATGGACGTGGTTTACGCCCTGAAGCGTCAAGGAAGAACGCTCTACGGATTCGGTGGTTAA
- the LOC100645327 gene encoding small ubiquitin-related modifier 3, protein MSDEKKETKAESEHINLKVLGQDSAVVQFKIKKHTPLRKLMNAYCDRVGLAIAAVRFRFDGEPINELDTPTTLEMEEGDTIEVYQQQTGGLC, encoded by the exons ATGTCTGACGAGAAGAAG GAAACTAAAGCAGAATCGGAGCacataaatttaaaagtatTGGGACAAGATAGTGCAGTGGTTCAGTTTAAAATTAAGAAGCACACACCACTCAGGAAATTAATGAATGCCTACTGTGATCGTGTG ggCTTGGCGATAGCAGCAGTAAGGTTTAGATTTGATGGAGAACCCATAAACGAATTAGATACACCAACAACCCTCGAGATGGAAGAAGGAGACACAATAGAAGTTTATCAGCAACAAACAGGAGGATTGTGTTGA
- the LOC100644967 gene encoding small G protein signaling modulator 3 homolog, with product MDIAKSLFNVRDHEGYVGKDDHNKKLETAASEDEFEVEVSGLCGEILSPAPGGPFSALTPSMWPQDILAKLNQPDDPNSQPEYRFDEFGFRVEEEDGPEQSSKKLLGIPFVEDPQHRLQWVALLEFSHNKEVAEFSWQNMDRRLPRTDKLRDMVHRGIPHSLRPQIWMRMSGALQKKCSSEIMYKDIVKASSNDALVTNKQIEKDLLRIMPANACFSHLHSTGIPRLRRVMRALAWLYPDIGYCQGTGTIAASLLLLLEEEDAFWMMATIVEDLLPASYYSSTLLGIQADQRVLRTLVTNYLPDIDHVLVQHDIELSLISLHWFLTLFASVVHKKILLRIWDMFLFDGSIVLFQVTLGMLKIKEHELKELENSAQIFNALSDIPGDIDDVDLLFKTSLEVSGSLTDVLVETHRRRHLAYLMADQGGLVGNPDAVPNLPKQHLNRRQMKKNKSMFQTFLFGSYDTEDDAKSKNIRQTEILVDLREAVLQVARHFINVDPKLNNIVLIADYSMESHAKDHDNYVNVSRTRKRRAKALLDFERHDDDELGFRKNDIITIISQKDEHCWVGELNGLRGWFPAKFVELLDERSKQYTCAGDDAVSEAVTDLVRGTLCPAIKAVLEHGMRRPSFLGGPCHPWLFIEEASNREVEKDFNSVYSRLVLCKTYRLDEDGKVLTPEELLYRCVQSVNLTHDNAHAQMDVKLRSLICLGLNEQVLHLWLEVLCSCVGVVQKWYQPWSFINSPGWVQIKCELRILSQFAFNLNPDWELPPKKEQSQPLKDGVRDMLVKHHLFSWDL from the exons ATGGATATTGCTAAATCGTTATTTAATGTTCGTGATCATGAAGGTTATGTTGGAAAGGATGACCATAAC AAAAAATTGGAAACTGCTGCTTCTGAAGATGAATTTGAAGTAGAAGTTTCAGGATTATGTGGCGAAATTTTATCTCCTGCACCAGGAGGTCCATTTTCTGCCTTAACGCCATCCATGTGGCCCCAAGATATTTTAGCTAAATTAAATCAGCCTGATGATCCCAATTCGCAACCTGAATATAG GTTTGATGAATTCGGATTTCgtgtagaagaagaagatggcCCAGAACAAAGTTCAAAAAAGTTGTTAGGTATCCCATTTGTTGAAGATCCCCAACATAG acTACAATGGGTTGCTCTGTTAGAATTCAGTCATAATAAAGAAGTAGCTGAATTTTCTTGGCAAAATATGGATAGAAGATTGCCACGTACAGATAAATTGCGAGATATGGTTCATCGTGGTATACCTCATTCTCTGAGACCTCAAATTTGGATGAGAATGTCAG GAGCACTTCAGAAAAAATGTTCTTCCGagataatgtataaagatatagtaAAAGCATCGAGTAATGACGCATTGGTAACTAATAAACAGATTGAAAAAGATCTTTTACGCATTATGCCTGCTAATGCATGTTTTAGCCACCTTCATAGCACAGGAATACCACGTTTAAGACGTGTTATGCGTGCTCTTGCTTGGTTATATCCTGATATTGG ATATTGCCAAGGTACAGGAACAATAGCAGcttctcttttattattattagaagaaGAAGATGCTTTTTGGATGATGGCTACAATAGTGGAAGATTTATTGCCAGCATCTTACTATTCTTcgacgttattag gTATTCAAGCTGATCAAAGAGTACTTCGTACATTAGTAACTAATTATCTCCCTGATATTGACCATGTCTTAGTTCAACATGATATAGAATTAAGTTTAATATCTTTACATTGGTTCCTGACTTTATTTGCATCTGTTGTACATAAGAAAATATTGCTCCGTATATGGGATATGTTTCTTTTTGATGGATCTATAGTTTTGTTTCAAGTTACACTTGgaatgttaaaaattaaag aaCATGAATTAAAGGAATTAGAAAACTCTGCACAAATATTTAATGCTCTTTCGGATATACCCGGAGATATTGACGAtgttgatttattatttaaa ACGTCTTTAGAAGTAAGTGGATCATTAACAGACGTTTTGGTTGAAACTCACAGACGTAGACACCTGGCCTATTTAATGGCAGATCAAGGTGGCTTAGTGGGTAATCCTGATGCTGTACCAAATTTACCAAAACAACATCTCAATag GcgtcaaatgaaaaaaaataaatcaatgTTTCAAACGTTCTTGTTTGGAAGTTATGATACTGAAGATGATGCAAAGTCAAAAAATATTCGACAAACAG aaatattggtTGATTTAAGAGAAGCTGTTTTGCAAGTTGCTAGACATTTTATAAATGTCGACCctaaattaaacaatattgTGCTTATAGCAGATTATAGTATGGAGAGTCATGCAAAAGATCATGATAATTATGTTAATGTTTCCCGCACTAGAAAAAGGAGAGCTAAGGCGTTATTAG ATTTTGAAAGACATGATGATGATGAATTAGGTTTTCgaaaaaatgatataattacaattataagtCAAAAAGATGAACATTGTTGGGTGGGAGAACTTAATGGATTAAGAGGATGGTTTCCTGCAAAATTTGTAGAATTATTAGATGAAAGGAGTAAACAATATACGTGTGCTGGAGATGATGCAGTTAGCGAAGCTGTTACTGATTTAGTGAGGGGAACTTTGTGCCCCGCTATTAAGGCAGTATTAGAACATGGAATGCGTAGACCATCATTCTTAGGTGGTCCATGTCATCCATGGCTTTTTATCGAAGAAGCTTCAAATAGAGAAGTGGAAAAAGACTTTAATTCAGTTTACAGTAGATTAGTATTATGCAAGACATATAGACTGGATGAAGATGGTAAAGTTCTCACGCCTGAAGag TTATTATACCGATGCGTTCAGTCAGTAAATTTAACCCACGATAATGCACATGCTCAAATGGATGTAAAATTAAGATCTCTTATTTGTCTCGGATTAAATGAACAAGTGTTACATTTATGGCTTGAAGTTTTATGTTCGTGTGTAGGAGTTGTACAAAAATG gTACCAACCGTGGAGTTTTATCAATAGTCCTGGCTGGGTACAAATTAAATGTGAATTAAGAATATTAAGTCAATTTGCATTTAATTTAAATCCTGATTGGGAATTACCACCAAAAAAAGAACAATCACAACCTCTAAAAGATGGCGTGCGTGATATGCTAGTTAAACATCATTTGTTTAGTTGGGATCTTTAG
- the LOC100645084 gene encoding glycerate kinase, which translates to MRYERILHKLAWYSNQAFSQFNLLSIVKFTRRKMSTDPKALEKSKFVLKDMYFAGVNAVSPKTLMLNKVKFKDGILYVGDQSFELKENVYLVGFGKAVMGMAVVLEHMLGSYLKRGVVSVPSASTDSMWKSEDKSYFPLIGSGVVKYYEGSEHNQPDDRSLETTHEIIDLVESLTENDTLIVLISGGGSALLYMPRPVIECEDKLYVCKMLQAAGADIKELNIVRSKLSMVKGGGLARMAYPATIISLILSDIVDDPIELIASGPTVYNSKNPKEVIAILKKYNLFERVDGDVKKLLTSKEKFKDKKLLTRKKKQFKHVTNIILGNNTVAIEAASLQAYHHKLTPIILRPDVVGNVHDVSLAYVHITSLICLALDKALEKEEFFEKVKDIPVLSLSAAKVDEIYNLIDNVSEEGIVLIGGGEPTVVVKGKGKGGRNQELALHFSLDWLAKIKGYPRFSEYEIIMLSAGTDGQDGPTDAAGAFGYPAIGPLIHDVYARVKSIASKVIIKEEEKKEALRKKLEEQEQLNIQQQRKDLCKTQQLSGFITNKKKEIIKTMEKEVKPNKEIDENDEDNVVPFILRTMEVERMLPENTLNENDSYNLYSRFKRGTDLFKTGFTGTNVMDLHFIYIKKRKCDCKIDFGKEFFQNTLDVHDLHIDTSTIERYKNLYKREPFHWDKFLSRPSAVADEKIDQLNIKIIDANLTDPCCRKDRKFPLKNLLEDKDLPL; encoded by the exons ATGCGCTATGAAAGAATATTACATAAATTAGCGTGGTATAG TAATCAAGCTTTTTCTCAATTTAACCTATTAAGCATTGTAAAATTTACACGTAGAAAGATGTCAACAGATCCAAAAGCTTTGGAAAAAtctaaatttgtattaaaagaTATGTATTTTGCTGGTGTTAATGCAGTTTCACCTAAAACTCTTATGCTAAATAAAGTCAAATTTAAAGATGGAATATTATACGTTGGAGACCAAAGTTTTGAACTTaaagaaaatgtttatttaGTTGGTTTTGGCAAAGCTGTCATGGGTATGGCAGTAGTTCTTGAACATATGCTTGGCAGTTATTTGAAGAGAGGTGTAGTTAGTGTTCCCTCTGCATCGACAGACTCGATGTGGAAATCTGAAGACAAAtcatattttcctttaataggAAGTGGCGTAGTAAaatattacgaaggttctgaaCATAATCAGCCAGATGATAGATCTCTAGAAACAACACATGAAATTATAGACTTAGTCGAATCTCTTACAGAAAATGATACTTTAATTGTATTGATATCCGGTGGTGGTTCTGCATTGCTTTATATGCCAAGGCCAGTAATTGAATGTGAAGATAAATTATATGTTTGTAAAATGCTTCAAGCAGCTGGAGCTGATATAAAAGAGCTTAATATAGTGAGAAGTAAATTATCTATGGTGAAAGGTGGTGGTTTAGCTCGAATGGCCTATCCAGCTACAATTATCAGTTTAATATTATCTGATATTGTAGATGATCCTATAGAGTTAATTGCTAGTGGTCCAACGGTATACAATAGTAAAAATCCAAAAGAGGTAATAGctatattgaaaaaatataatttatttgaacgTGTAGATGGTGATGTGAAAAAACTTTTAACatctaaagaaaaatttaaagataagaAATTGCTAACtcgaaagaaaaaacaattCAAGCATGTAACTAATATTATTTTGGGAAATAATACAGTGGCGATTGAAGCAGCTTCTTTACAAGCATATCATCACAAGTTAACTCCAATAATATTAAGGCCTGATGTTGTAGGTAATGTACATGATGTCAGTTTAGCATATGTTCATATAACAAGTTTGATATGTCTTGCATTGGATAAAGCTTTAGAAAAAGAAGAGTTttttgaaaaagtaaaagataTTCCCGTACTTTCTTTATCAGCTGCTAAAGTGGATGAAATTTATAACTTAATTGATAATGTGAGTGAAGAAGGAATAGTATTGATTGGAGGTGGTGAACCAACGGTAGTAGTTAAAGGAAAAGGGAAAGGTGGTAGAAATCAAGAATTAGCGCTACATTTCTCATTAGACTGGTTGGCAAAAATTAAAGGTTACCCTCGATTTTCggaatatgaaataataatgttGAGCGCAGGAACAGATGGACAAGATGGTCCAACTGATGCAGCAGGTGCATTTGGCTATCCTGCTATTGGTCCACTGATACATGATGTATATGCAAGAGTAAAGTCTATAGCATCAAAAGTAATAATTaaagaggaggaaaagaaagaagctcTTAGAAAAAAACTGGAAGAGCAAGAACAACTTAACATACAGCAGCAACGTAAAGATCTATGCAAAACGCAACAATTAAGTggatttataacaaataaaaagaaagaaataataaaaacaatggAAAAAGAAGTTAAGCCTAATAAAGAAATAGATGAAAATGATGAGGATAATGTAGTTCCATTTATACTTCGAACAATGGAAGTAGAACGTATGTTACCTGAAAATACTTTAAATGAGAACGATTCATACAATTTATATTCTCGATTTAAGAGAGGTACAGACTTATTTAAAACTGGTTTTACTGGTACGAATGTTATGGACTTACACTTCATCTACATAAAAAAACGCAAATGCGACTGTAAAATAGATTTTGGAAAAgaatttttccaaaatacttTAGATGTACATGACTTACATATTGATACCTCAACTatagaaagatataaaaatttgtataaacgaGAACCTTTTCACTGGGATAAATTTTTGTCTAGACCATCGGCTGTGGCCGACGAAAAGATTGACCaacttaatataaaaattattgatgCTAATTTGACTGATCCATGTTGTCGCAAAGACAGAAAATTCCCGCTTAAAAATCTTTTAGAAGATAAAGATTTACCACTGTAA
- the LOC100645198 gene encoding histone H2B, whose product MPPKVSGKAVKKAGKAQKNISKADKKKKRRRKESYAIYIYKVLKQVHPDTGISSKAMSIMNSFVNDVFERIAAEASRLAHYNKRSTITSREIQTAVRLLLPGELAKHAVSEGTKAVTKYTSSK is encoded by the coding sequence ATGCCGCCGAAAGTTAGTGGAAAAGCTGTGAAGAAAGCTGGTAAAGCCCAAAAGAATATTAGCAAAGCtgacaagaagaaaaagaggaggaggaaggaAAGCTACGCTATTTACATTTACAAGGTGTTGAAACAAGTACACCCTGACACCGGTATATCCAGCAAAGCGATGAGCATCATGAACAGTTTCGTCAATGATGTCTTCGAACGCATTGCAGCAGAAGCATCAAGATTGGCGCATTACAACAAACGTTCAACAATTACATCTCGTGAAATTCAAACCGCTGTAAGACTTCTACTTCCCGGAGAATTAGCAAAACACGCAGTCAGTGAAGGCACCAAAGCAGTCACTAAGTACACCAGCTCAAAATAA